CTTCTTTTTACCTATTTTTAGGAATTAAATTTACTATTACTGAACTTTAAAACTTTAGGAATTAAATTTGCTATTAAACTTTATAAATGTCATTTTAATGTAGATGTtattgttaatattattatattgtaaatttattatataaaaaaatttattttttaaatattactaattaatttatttttattttaacagaTGTCTCGCCTCCTACTTCCTAAGCGAGTTAGCCATACCCTTGTATCATCGAACGCTATTCTCTCTTATTTAAGGAGGCTAGCTTTGGCGACACAGTGCAGCTCAAAGACTTTGTATTTGACAACACCCTGATTTCTGTATTCGTGGGGTGTTGGTGTCTGGAGACCCACACTTTTCACCTGCCTTGGGGTAAGTGGACCATCAACTTGCAAGATGTGACGTACCACCTTTAGGTTGCGCACCAATGGAGAGGCAGTGGGTGATTGCTTTAGGGAGTTTTAGACATGGTACCAACACTCCACGTGGGATTGGGTAGAGGAGCTTCTCGATGCTAGGTCTCCTCATACTCAACAGGAGGAGCAAAAGAATGAGTCGTTTTCGATTAAAATGACATGACTTAGGGAGAGAGTGCAGCATATTCTAGTTGAGGCAAATCCGGCTATTTTTCGTCAGTACACGAGGTGTTACATCCTCTATTGATAGGGATTACCTGATGATAGATAAGTCGAACAATCAGGTGGACATTGGGTGCCTTCTCTTGTTGGCTGACTTTGATCAGTATCGCCGTTTATCTTGGGAATCTGCTGTGTTTGCATGGACATATCACTCATTATGCTCTGCAGCACATCGATCCATGACAGACATTGCAAGATGCATGCCTTTACTGATGTCATGGATATACCATCATTTTCCGACATGGTGCCCATCTGATAGGCAGACATTGACCTTTTCGTTGGCCATGAGGTATACATTTATTAGCTTCTCATGTCATCTTTCTTaatagttaatattattttcgCATAGAGTCATATATAACTTGTTATTGTTGCACATGGCGGTAGGTTGATAAGTGTGGCCCAACAGAGTAGAGACCACTTTGAGGGAAGACTCCTTCGCTAACGTCTTTGGTTGGATTAGTTGACGCTCGATGAGGTTAGaaagttttcttttatttcatattaAACGAATAAAGTTATTTGTATAATGTTtcatgattaaaatttttttgtacatTTTACAGTTCCGATGGACGTCATATGATGACTCAGATTTGCAGGCCATGTCACCAGACTGGCTGAAAGATGACATGGAGATCCAGACAAAGATGGCATTGGTTCCCATGATTTGCTTCAATTATATTGAGGAATGCTAACACTTGCAGGTTCTTATATAGTTTATTTGAATTTGTCGTACTCTATCtcgtttacaatgtaaacgaTTTGATTATGGTCGTATCACATTTAAACTGTATGATTACAAAGTGTTCATAACACACAACGGAAGTAATAAAGTAATTCTATTGATCTATTTTGTACTTAAAATTTTATCGAAATAAGACAGGTTAGATGCCAATACTTGAGTACGCTAGTGAATAAGACTTTCTCATTCGATAGTACGAAGGCACTATATATCTACACCGCGATTGATCCTTGTTGTCAACTCCTTAACcaatgaatttttaattgagAAACCTCTTACAACTCCTTGCACCAGAAATTCTTCACCAAGAATTAGACTATTTTGTGTATGTGGAGGTAAAGAAAAATTTGTTGTGTTTTCTTTACCATATACATATGTATAATATGAGATTGATAActgaattaaaacatttagTATCTTATCCATATTTAAAACTCAtcatagaataaataattaattatttaatattctcaattatcatattattatattcatggtgctagtaaagaatataataatattttatttgaattaatataattatttatttgaacaaattaaaatattaattaaataattctttaCCAAggattagaacactcgttacTGTGTGACttcataggttcaatactaagtgGATAGCAAATAAgtcatattaaatttattaatcaaggctggcgtctagcaacacttcTTGACGATCCAATAGTGTgaactaataatattttgggttaagtacgattttacTCCCTAAGGTATAGGTACTGAATTCTGGGCAGtaaggaaaagagaagaataaaaattgtataatgcttttctcttgatttattATGCTGTATGCTGCTGTAATATATACAGCTTTTACAAGCTCATCATAAATATAATCATATTTATCAAATCTTTCTAATTTGTAGAATATGCTAATAAGATGTTAACAgaacaaagaataaaaattgACTCACACATTTCAGAATAATAAAGAAAGGCAAAATAAACATgtaatataataaaagaaaaatatagaattGTTGAACATCTTATTTGGGCTTGTTTGTCTATGGAGTACTCTTGGGAGAACTGGCCAAATGGTCTAATATGCCCCCGCAAATTGGAGGATGATATACGTCAAGAATCCCCAACTTGGATAAATTGGTACGAAAGGAATGTGTTGGGAGAAGCTTGGTAAATATATCTGTCAATTGGCGCAAAGATGGGACTGGAAGTAACTTCATTACGCCAGCTTGAGCCTTTTGGCGAACCAGATGACAATCCACCTCCAAGTGCTTAGTTCTCTCATGGAACACAAGATTGACAGCAATGTGTCAGGCGCTTTGATTATCACAAAACAGAACAGGTGGACGATCACAAGACACACGAAGAAACTGCAACAAATTCAAGATCCATAAAAGCTCGCATGTAGTGTTAGCCAAGGCTCAATACTCAGCTTCCGTTGAAGATCTAGCAACAGTAGTTTGCTTCTTAGTCCTCCAAGAGATTAAAGAATCTCCCAAAAAGAAACGATAACCAGTTAATGAATGACGGGTATCTGGGCAACCTGCCCAATCAGAATCGCTGAAGCCATATATCTGAAGACTAGAAGATCTGGGAAAGAAAAGACCTCTGCCTGGATTATTTTTCAGATATCGAAGTACTCGAAGAGCTGCTGCATAGTGAACTTGAGTAGGGGTGGCCATGAATTGGCTAAGCTGTTGGGTGACGTAGGTGATATCCGGACGAGTTGTGGTTAGGTAAATCAATCGACCCACAAGATGCCGATAAATAAATGGATCAGACAAAGGAGGACTATCATCTTGATGAAGTCTAGTGGTACTATCCATAGGAATAGGTGTGGATTTTGCACCCAAAAGTCCAGAATCATTCAAAAGGTCCAAGCAGTATTTGTTctgtgagagagagagtttcCCCGAGAAGAATGAGCTACCTCATACCTAAAAAATACTTCAAGGTACCAAggtctttaattttaaatttagagttCAAAAGTTCCTTTATTGCTGTTATCTCAGAAGAAGAACTTTCCGTAATCACAATATCATCAACGTAGACCAGTATGACGCAAATGTCAGTGCccagaattttgaaaaacaaactATAATCATAAATCGTCTGCTGATATCCATAAGAAACAAGAAGAAGGGAGAGTTTCTCGTACCACATTCTACTAGATTGACTCAATCCATATAATGATTTGAGCAGTCTGCAACATTGATTTGGCTGAGAAGATTTGAGGCCAGGAGGTAAAGCCATATAGATAGTTTCCGTCAAATCGCCATGAAAGAAAGCGTTGTTAACATCAAGCTACTGGATTGGCCAACCCTTAATCGAAGCCAAAGCAAGAACGATTCTGATAATTGCAGGTTTCACTACTAGTGAGAATGTTTCAAGAAAATCTACTCCTTCTGTCTGTGTGAAACCCTTGGTTACCAAGCGAGCCTTGCAGCGGTCAATACTACCATCAGGCTGGCATTTGATCTTGTAAACCCACTTACATCCAATGGGTTTTACGGTGGGAGGGCATTCAACTAGAACCCAAGTCTTGTTCAGCTCAAGTGCAGTAATTTCCTCTGTCATGGCATGCTGCCAGTGATGAACCTTAACAGCATCCTGAAAAGTCTTTGGTTCACAGTCAGAGTATAAGGATGAGAGAAACTTGGTATGTGAgatagaaaaagaagcaaaagagaaaactaaagatAGAGGATACCTTGAGCGTGAGGATGAATAAATTTGGGGATTAAAACAAGTATTACAGATATAATCAGAGAGACGAGCGCGAGGCCAGATATGACGGTGGCTATGTCGGGTAGAGGGAGGAACAGTGATTGGTCCAGGTTCAATTGGCTCAATGGAGTGAGGGGATGTATGTGATTGAGGAGAGGATGGGTGAGAAGTCACATTGGAAGAAGAGTTGGGGGAACAGGGTAAAAGGGATTGGGAGGAAGAAGACGAAGGGGAATTAGGAGAGAGAGGGGGTTCGGTGCTTCCAGAAGAGGGGGTTGGGAATTATTGTTGTGCAGTGGGCTTGAAGTATGGGGTGGATCATTGGGTAAAGGAATGGGTCCAATAGGAATGGAGGGtgtttttgaattattgatgTTATTTGGGCTtggattattttgatgtgggaTAAGAATGGGATCATTTTGTGTGGGCTGTTGCTTATTTTTGGCTAAGAGAAAAATAAGCTCATAAAAGATCACATTTCTGGGAATTATAATTTTCTTATGTTCAAAAAGATAAACAATATATCCTTTAAAACCACTTTGATAACCAAGAAAAATACCCTTTTGTGCTCTTGAATCAAATTTAGAGCGATGACTCAAAATAGTTGAAACAAAGCATAAACAGCCAAAAACTTTGAGTTCATTGTAATCGGGTTGTTTATGAAATAGAATTTCAAAAGGggttttaaaattaagaatgGTAGATGGAACTCTATTTATCAAATAAACTGCATGGTTAATAGCATAAGACCAAAAAGTAATAGGCAAATTTGATTGAAACATGAGAGCACGAGCAACATTCAAAATGTGTTGATGCTTACGTTCGACTCTCCCATTTTGTTGGGGAGTCTCAACGCAACTTCGTTGATGAATAAtgccttttgaaaaataaaagaatgtcAAAAGAAATTCTGGACCATTATCTGATCGAATAAATTTAATCTTAGAGTTAAAATGTGTTTCAACCAAAGCAATGAAATTTTTGATATGTTGAGATACCTCACTTTTT
This portion of the Arachis duranensis cultivar V14167 chromosome 6, aradu.V14167.gnm2.J7QH, whole genome shotgun sequence genome encodes:
- the LOC107491816 gene encoding uncharacterized mitochondrial protein AtMg00810-like, coding for MDSTTRLHQDDSPPLSDPFIYRHLVGRLIYLTTTRPDITYVTQQLSQFMATPTQVHYAAALRVLRYLKNNPGRGLFFPRSSSLQIYGFSDSDWAGCPDTRHSLTGYRFFLGDSLISWRTKKQTTVARSSTEAEY